The window cgaagaagaaaaaagaaaattggTTGGCAATGTCTTTAGTAGTGTGGCTTCTAATTATGATCTGATGAATGATTTGATGAGTGTGGGATTGCACAGATTGTGGAAAGATAAGTTGGGGTCTTTGGACAACTTTTCATTTGATTTATGATCCTGCAATTAGATTCTTCTTAACTGAGCAATGCATTCTTTTGAGGAAAATTAAGATTGATTTCAAAGTTGGGTCCTTTTCCTGGGATGAAGCATCTTGATGTAGCTGGTGGCACAGGTAATTGCTGATGTTACCAACATAAATGCATTCAACTAGAGCAGAGAGTAAGGAACTATTCTTTATCACTAACAAACACTACCACCATGAGCTCCTGAGCCTTTCCCACCACTGAGGCAATGACAGTACTAAAGCAAAGATTGTTCTTGAATAATGACTGTAattttttatatagatttatataatatatattgtaTTTTACATTACTGGCATTTGTCTTCATTTTAGAGTATGAACACCTCCTTAAGTAGGagtcctttttttctttttcttttcttcagttATTTCACATTGTCATTTCTTCATCCTAACTAATGTATGTTGATCTACGAACTGTATATCTCAACTCTTCTTTAGTTGGCATGAAGAATTGTAGGCCATAGTATGCGTATTGGTCCTTACGCTTAGTATGCTTATTGCTTCTTACGCAGGGGATATAGCTTTCCGCGTGTTGGAAAGCATTAGAGGTGTCAGTCATAAAGCCATGCATGACAGTTTTGCTGAAACAGAAGGGCAAACACAAATCTTTATATGTGACATTAACCCAAATATGTTGAATATTGGCAAGAAGCGTGCTACTGAGAGAGGTATGTATACCATGTCTTTGGAGCTTGTTTTATAAACTGCTTTGTTACTGTCTCTTTTTTTTACCACATACTTATTTCAATTATGTAGGATATACAAAAAACAGCTATCTGCATTGGGTGGAAGGAGACGCAGAAGCATTGAGTTTTGAGGATGGGTCAATGGATGGTTACACAATCGGGTTTGGTATTAGAAATGTAACACACATTGAGAAAGCTCTGGCAGAAGCCTATAGGTGCGTTTTTGAAGCTACATATAGTGCGCAATATAagcatttcttttaaagcattcaagtTTTTGGTGGAGAGAAATGGATTTCTTCTGTAGTTCTTAAAAGTCAGTATTTAGTTTTTTtggtgaaataaaaaaaaagtcagTATTTAGTTGAATGATGAAATGATCGCTTACATGAAAAAATTGTATCTATGATGATATTCAAAATGGACTGTTTGCTTGCGGTAGAAGTATTTTCCTGATAACATTTTTTCTATGCTCTCAAGGGTACTGAAACAAGGAGGCAGGTTCTTATGCCTGGAATTAAGCCATGTTGAGTTGCCCATCTTCAAAGAGCTGTAAGTAAAAACTGTTGAATTACTTTTATCAAATTTCCCCACAAGTTGTAGATTTCCTTTGAAATGCAATCTACTTTTGTGCATCAAGTTAATGACTACCAAAATGTATGTTGTCTTCTTTGTTAAAGTGAAGATAAAACTATTTGCTTGACTCAAAGAAGCCCCTTTTGCAGATATGACTATTATTCTTTTTCGATAATTCCCACTATGGGAGAACTTGTAGCTGGTGACAAAGAGTCTTACCAGTACCTAGTTGAGAGCATCCGACAGTTTCCGAAACaggtgatttttttttccttcatattCACAAATGCCTTGTGTATTTGTTGTCTCACTTATACAACAAATCTCAGTATCCAGTTATATAGTGTTGCTTCAAAATCTTGGAACTATATTGAATTTGTGTTGAGAATGATTTTAGATCAGTTCTAGGCCACTCAATTATGTGATCAATCCTTATGAAAGCACTTCTTATTTGGTACAACATTTATTTTTGCCCCCTTGTCTGCTGAGCTCTTGAGGTCCATACTGGGCATACTGAAACTAGGTCTGCCATAGTGTTCTCTTGGTTTATCAAAATTAGGTGATGAATAATCTCACCATTTAAACGGCAATCAAAACTAACCTTCCGCCAGAACAGCTTGAAAAAGAGTTTGGCACGGCAAGTTTTAAGTTCAACTTCAGGCATTGCATGATTAAGGTCATCAAATTTAATCTACTGCACATGAAAATTGTGTGAAATCCCCATGATGCAATAGGCTATCCTATTGTCGAGTGTGTGCTAGGTAACACTAAAATAAACATAGATGTGTTTTGAGGAAAAGAAGAGTTCAAAATCAAAATGAATAATCAAACTTGTCTTGTTTGATGGATGATATTCACCAAAGTCCTGTTCGTGCAGGATGTATTTGCTCAGATGATCGTCGATGCCGGCTTCCAGGCAGTGGAGTATGAGAATCTAGTTGGTGGTGTGGTGGCCATTCACTCTGGTTTGAAGTTGTAAACCACAGAGCGGACAACAATTAGCGCTTGTTAAGACCAACATTTTAGTAAGATTTACTGAACCAGTTAAAAACAAGTAAACCAGCAAATAATAACATGTTCTTCAATATTTGCTTTGTTAAAAACATTCTTCTACTTGGATTGAacttgctagttatttttctcgACTAATCTTTCAGAATTTTGTCTGGCATCAATCAAATTGTGACATTCCTATGAgaagacaatttttttttatataatgttTTGGTGTTATATGATATGTTGGTGACCAGGGTGTTATGGTGTTATATTTGTTACTCTGTGAACACTTAAAATATACAGGTAAATAAAGTGGCCGaaaatgtttttaattattttttttccttaattcATTTTGTGAAAAGCGAGAGAAGAAGACGCTCTGACGAGCGCACCGTTCATCAAGAGCTCAAActcaatttatttgtttatttttcaaaatgttctTGAATATctatatgtttttaacaaataaaattttaaaatctgaatttctatttgtaatggaaatacttaaggattttttttaatatcctTATTGATTTTGTTTCGTTATTTTTAAGAAACCTTGAATTGAGAAATTTTCATCCGAccgttatttatttttaaaataatatcttCATAGTTTTATAACAGAATATCTTTCAGAACAAATGAAAATATTGATAACATTTTAGCAATTTGAcaggaaaaaataaaaggaaaaaagaagttTCGAAACCTAAAGAATAAGAATAAGGTTTAGATCTTCTGTTTCGAAATCATATATCTCAAAGATGTTGTACAAAAATATCATCATCGTATGATCAACAAGAAGACACAAACAAAAAATCTaaactaaataataaataatttgtacacagtttgataaaaaaatatactatattttaatttaaatatattaaatttagaaaCAATTATACCAAACAAATACttactgaaaataaaatttaaattgtaattcgagattttttttacaatttaccTATATTAAACTAACGTTTTATATActaaaacatcttaatttttaaaataaaatttatttaactttaaaaaatctcTAAATCTTAAATTTAAGAAAACCCAACCCTAAACCAACTCAAAAACTCCAAtccaaacttgatttttttcAAATCAGACCTACTGCTCAATTTATTTTTGACATCCTTAATTCTGGAGAACATACAGTTTGACATTAATATTGTATCAAATTTCTGCAACTTTATTGTGTTATAATTCATACAATTTAAACAACATACTCAAATTCTCTGAACAAAACGCTTTAATCTTACGAACAGTTATCCCTCGATTATTGAAGAAAGAAATAGTCGAAGCTGCCTTGAAACATCAAAAGGTTTCTTTCAGATCTCAAAAGAGCTACGTTCTGGAGCACTTCAGGATGCAGAATTTAGAAGATAAGTGCCCAATCCCCTTTGTATTTTGATTCCATAGCTATTTCTTGCAGGGTTCTTGAGCTTTCAGAAAAATTTCATGCAATGGGTAAACAAATTTTAGTACATAAATCTAAGACAATAATAGTTCAGAAGACTGGGTTGTGGAAATTTCCTACTTTTTTACATGAGAttattttcaggattcgaacccgtgaccttctGGTcgcatgacaacaactttaccgttgcaccaaagctctccttttaaaaaaaataaccctGTGCACGAAACTCCCTCCATGCAAAATCCCAAGGAAGGATCCAtttgtacgcagccttatcctgTTTTTTATAAGAGACTATTTTCataattcgaacccgtgacctttttgtCACATGACAATAATTTTATCATTGTGCCAAGGCTccacatgcaaaaaaaaaaaaaatactagtcACTAGCCGGAGATAACAAGCAACAAATACCAAGACACGAAATAATACATGCTGTCAGATTGTGGAAGACAGAAAAAAATTGTTGTGACCAAATTCGGTATATTAGTAATCATCAATATATGATACTAGAACTTGCATAAAATTATATGCCAAGCCATTGCCATTGAACAAGATCAATTGAAGTGGTATGATTAATACTGCTCAATAATATATGACTAGAAACTTGATACATACAAAATCCAAGAAATATAGGTTGTCCAGAGATATTTAAAAGAGggagatgaaaaataaaaatgaatgccATCTAGTGTACCCTCCATGAAATTGATTGCTTTCAAAGAGGGATAGCGAGAGGCAATGGTTTCTTTAGCTTATGCTATTGTTGTGTGCTGATGATCCTGTTTCAAATCAACACTTGACCGTCCATAAGCACATTCCTTTTTAATTATCCAACAAAATTAAGAACCATTAGAAACTTTTTTTGCATAAAAAACACGACCAAgagatatgataagtgacactaggaggaaaaagaagaaaaaaattgcaGGGATCAAAATCAACTTAGCAATGTTGCAAATAACCTATGGATATACGAGCTAAGCTTAGTCCATTTTAAATAACTACCACCAGTGCACTTTCAAAATTTATTGCTTTCTTGAAGGGCTAGCAAGTTGTTGTGGGGTTTATGAGTTAATGTGTGCCTATTTTGTATCAACATTTGATCATTCATGAGCAATTAAGCACACAaccatttccaaaaaaaaattatttgaagtcCATCAAAAAATgcataaatatttaatataaagtaaacaaaatgaaataaattgtTCAAAACATATTAGTAAGGAAAATGGCAGGGATCAGAATTAACTTAGGTGCTCTTCCAAAAAGGCCTAGGATATGAACTATGATTAATTCATCTCACAGTTACTCATTAAAATGTAATCAATCTCCTAAGCACCACAACAAGATTTAAACCCACCCTATCTGTACAAAATCCAGGAAAAAGTCACAATGATAAGATAAAAGAACCAAGTAGCAAAAAAGTAACACTAAAATGAACACCACCAAGTGTATCTTCTTGAAATTGATTGCTTTCAAGGAGGGATTACAAGTGGCAGATGGTTTCTTTAGCTTATGATATTGTGTTGTGCTGATGTGTCTTTTTCAGATCAGCACTTGACCTTCCAATGAATAAGTATCTGGAGTATCCAAAAAACAAATACAAAGAACATTAACATGAACATAatgattaaaaatgaaaaatattaaatatgaaCTATGAGTATCTTTGTGAGTAAAAAAAATGGGAGAGATAAAAATTAACTTAAGCAATATTTCCCAATGACCAGGATTTCGGGTGGACTCCCTTAGAAATTGATTTGTTTCAAAAAGGGTTTTTGAGTGGTAAATCATTTATTTAGTTAATGGTATTGTTACATTTTTTAAGTGCTTGTTTTAGACTTCCCAAAatccatcaatttttttttaaaaaaataaaaggttaCATCAACATCTaccaaaaatttaaaataaaaaataaaaaactaagctTCTCCAATCAACCAGAACCAGCTTAATTCTACTCAcattacaaaattaaaatttaaaaaaaaaacaagagccATAAACTGAAGTTAAAATGAATGCCACCAAGTGTAATCTCCTTGAAATTGATTGCTTTCAAGGAGGGATTGTGAGTGGCAATGGTTTCTTTTGCTTATGATTGTGTTATGTGCTGATGTGCAAGTTCGGATCAGCATCTGACCGTCCATAAGCGCATTGACATTTAACATTAACTCCTCAATTCAAATCCATTAAAGTAATTTTCCATAAAAGatcataaacaaaaaataaaataaacctcaAGTATCCTagcatcaaaaagaaaaaaaaaactgccTGGAATCAGATCAACCCATCAAGCTATATCTCTAGCAGAAGAATATACCGATCACACATCGAAATACTGTAAAATAATAATATCATAAAACCGCATCATGTCCTCCATGAAATACCCTCGAGACCAAGAAACAAGACGAGAATAACAGTAGAGAATAGCATTACCACCGTAATCTCAAAGCCGAAGATTTTTGCGGCCGCCGAAACTGCAGGTTGATTTCTGCTTTTGAGCGAAGTGTATGAAGGACGGAGCAATGACTATTTATAGGGAAGGCGAGAGGAAGGAGATGACGGCTAAATTAGGGCAACAGGAGAACGGACACAGCAGACGTATACAGTGTGGACGTAATCCAACGGTCAAGATGAGTCCTTGCGTCTCACTTTGCCCCCTAAAGTTTACATTATTTAAAATGATCTAAGTTTGACACCCACCAAACAATAActaatcttttcaaaacttttacAATTTCATCCTTAATATTCACATAAGCATTACATTTGACCAAGAGAAATATTGACAAGTATATTTAAAATGgttatactttaaaaatattatcaTTAGATATTTAAATTTAGGAGAAAAATAATATGAACAAATTGAACAgaatatacaacaacaaccaaaaataaaataatggtctaaatttagaataaactTTAAGGCAATCAATTCAGATGAAAAATACGTTTTACTTTAAATACAATAGATTAATAGTAAAGTTATTGAAAAGTTTGTTTTTATAATCAAATATAAGAATCACTATTATTCCATATAAAAAAAATCCACGAAATAAGGTCACGATGAAATAAATTTTtcctattttatatatttttctaagTTCACCGTTTCAAAAGAAGATCTTGCAGCAAAAACCATCAAACTTCTCTCACAATCCTTGTACAGATTGGGACAGTTTCTAATTCAGAAGGAGACCCATGGCTAAAACTGTCACAAAGTCCTCTTTATTTATTGATTGACTTGCGATCATCCATGACATTTCCACAAAACCACATTGTGTAACCAATAGATTACGTGCAGATAGACATAAAGGAAATTTCACTTGTTCAGGTCGGCAAGCAAAGCAAATAATAACATGAATAAAGTCGTCATCAATCAATTTCAAACATGATACAACAAGCAGCTAGCTGCCCTCTGAATAAGAATAAGATTATATTATGGAAACATGCTTTTTACATATTTACATCATTCACAGACAATTGGAGAAGTTTCAGGTGGATCTATGTTTGAACTATAACCTTGGATCACACGCTCAATGTACGATAATTCTGAGGATATGAAGATGGGGGAGGGGAAAATTGTGTACACTGGTAGTAGGAAAGCTACGGTGAGGGCTAACTAAGATCATGACAGAGCGGGAACCACAAGACCAGAAACAGAACTAGTGCCTGGTTTTTTGTCAAACGAGGAACTGCATGATTGGGGGCTTTGTTCTACTCTAGCTTGAGTCCTTGATTCATGGATTGTTGTTGGACTAAATCCAATGTTTTCTTTAGTAAAGAAAGCATCCCACACTATAGGATTAGTGGTTCTTAGAGGCGGCGAGCCGCAGAAAAAATCAGTTTGATTGTCTCCAGTTTCATCCTGAATAAATCAATCAATTTTGTTATGAGTAACAGCAGTTGGAAGAATGCATTGGGAAGAGAAAGAAAGGGAGGTAGATAGCATACCTTATCAAAAAATGTATCGAAGAAATCAAGGTTGTTATGGTCTCCTTGCTGAACAGGTAAAACACTGTGAAAGGCAGAATAATTATAAGCCATAGTTTCCATGTAAATTAAATAAGAACTACAAACATAACATTCAATGTAGTTACATATATTGtgcaaaaaaaaaagagtataGATCACCTACCATTACAACAAAGAAGTGGTTATACGCAGTGGTTATACGCATTAGTAGAAAGGATTCCCATGATAGTTAATGCTTGATAGTCTAATATCGTTTGATGCTCTAGAGATGTGCAGTCATCTGTCAGATTTTGTGCTTAAATATTTGCTAATCTCATCCATTTATAAATGGAAGTCTCATCAAGAGACACTACTAACAAACACAGAATAGAACTAGTCTATCTTCACCTGCATAACCTATTATCAATGATACCACGACAAAGAAGCATGGCCATCGTAGGTAAAACTCGTCCTCAGTTCAAAGTTATGACAAGCATGAGAACCATCAAGAATGACAGAATTATAGAAATGATTATTgcttaagaaaataatgaaaatgaTCTTCATGCAAAAAATAACATATGCAGCAATCTTTAACTCACCACTTCGTCATGGAAGGCAAACTGCCTACACAATCTAACATGGTAGGTACTTTCACTGCTCGATGAGGTTGAGGATAGATAACTTCTACTCTTGGAACTCTTGCATCAGGCAAGAATTCAGTAAACAACTGCCCAATCCCAGAGAGTCTGAGTGGCTGACTCTCCATCTTGTTTGCCTCCTGCAAGACATACAAAATACATTTGATTAGCCTTTCAAGTAGCTGAGTTGGGAGAACAAAGCATGAAGTAACAAGTCAGATATCAAGATAATGAAAGCATATGGCAAGAGAACAACAGTGCTCAGCAAGATCTGTTCTTGAAACAATAGAATCAGCAATAATGTCATCTGAACAtaaagaaaattttcattttttgtgAAAATGCatacaaattttgaaaaaaaatagtgATTCCCCTGGTTTATGGTATCAGGGAACGACCCTCCACTGTAATCTGAACGAGTATTTACCACTGACTTGCTTATAAGGAGGTTGGATAATTATGACGACAATTGACAAGATGGGCGGAATAATTTCAACCGCAGTTTTCCAAACAGCAAGAAGACGGAGAATACACAAATTCTgggaaaatataaatatattttttcaaccTGAGCACGAGGGAGATAAACACGAAGATCCCCATTGTGCGGTCCGAAAAAACAACACTAATTTTAAGAGATAAACAACAACGACGGCAACAACAACACGATGATATCAGGAAGAAGCGACAGTTAGCGGGGAAGGGGGTCAACTCTCACCTAACCTGGCGATTAACCGTCTCGATCTGTGACGAACTGGGCCAGATTCAGGCGGCGCGCGATCGTATTCTAGGTATTGGCCCcagcaaaaggacaagggacacgGGAGCGTCAGCGAACGGCAGAAGCGGCAGACACGGGGGGAGGAGAGAGGGATTTGCGGTGGCGGCGTCGCCCACGCTACCGCCTTCCTTCTCCTCAAGGCAGCGGGCACGGTCATCGCGTCCCTCTATTTATTGTTCAgccgagttttttttttaaaaaaaataagtaattgGTTATTTCAACTTCCAAACCGGACCGGCTCAACTGTGAATCTCCCTGCGGGTTTATCTGCTGACAGCTTCCAGGTGCACACAGCCACGGGTAGACCCTATCATAGTTCGAAACCGACCATTCGAAGTCGCCGGTTCGAGGACCAAACCGGGCCGGCTCAATTGTAAATCTTTCCACCGGTTTATGTGCTTCTAGGTATAGCACAGTGTCCATCGGTAGATCCGACCACTGTTTAAACCGGCCCGGCTCAAATATTCTCATTTTTAAATCACACTGGtatgttttttattattaatattttaaatatctaAAACAGAAAAAGTGATGAGTCAATATTATTGTTGAGAGTGGGATTTGAACCCACGCCCTTTCGGACCAGAACCTTAATCTGGCGCCTTAGACCAACTCGGCCATCTCAACTGATGAACAATGGTTTGAACATTTTATAAATGATATATTTAAAAACGAGAAAAATATATCAACCAACATTTAGATAGTTATTTTGTTAAAACTCTCCTTACAAATCTTCTAACTGAATACAAACCTATAATTTAcaataattatattaaaatataaactaaaaaaatattaaataatttattatcatATTGTAACACAAATTATTAGGCAAATCAAcacctaaaaaataaatttaattatatgatatagaaaaaatatataataagttttgaaaaatcattttcattTCTCTCTCGCTTAAATTGGATCTGGACCATTTCGATAGATTCGCTTTTTGGCTCAACTGAAATTGTTAGTGTCATTAGTGGCGCACAGTATCCCTACATCATAACATTGACGGGCGTGTTCACCTCCGGTTATCGAGCCCTAACTACTATTCAGAAAACGGCACGAAAATTCATTCATTCACAATcttccaaaatatttttttttagaatttagaattataGCGGTTAGAAGTTATAACTAAAGCACAGTTTAATTTTAGGATAATACTAAATAGCTACAATCTGatcaattaaaatatattttataaatcattattaaagatattttaataatatcatctCTATATATTAATTGCATGCATATAGTGGTAGAGCAGGACTTATACTCTATCCAGGCTAAAACATTTTaacgaaaaataaaattttatatatgcaTTAGACATGaacaaataattattagaaactaATATGCCGTAAAAAATTTTATAgttaatgcattttgggaaggaAATTTGATTTCATCACTAAATTTAGCTGTGAAATTTAATATTCGTTGCTTAGCGATGAAACTTAATATCCGTCATtaattttcttaatattttttaaaaaacaaatattAAGAAAAACATGTAATATTTTCTCACAAAAATGTTTTAGAAACTAATTTTTACAAGACCAATAGGACAACTATAACTTGTTTCTATTACTTTAACCAAAATCGATACAAATACTCATTGTCTCATTCATCAACTAGATAGAAAAATGATAGATACTAAAAATATATCATAATGTAAATTATTAAAAGATTTATAGAAGTCACATCAAATAAGTAGAATCATAAAACTTATGGACCAGACAAAGCACATCAAATAAGTAAGTAAAATTCTGAGTTGAAACCACATCAAATTATAGACAAAAGGTAACTATAAAAGCAAGTTGGTAACTCTGGAGTTAATCCTTGGGTCATTGCGGTAATGATACTATAAGCTACATCAACAGTGATGACCTCCAAGTATTTGTAGGCTACATCAATGGTGATAACCTCGAAGTATTTGTAGGTTGAATCCTGCAAAACACGAGAGGGTATAAAATGTAATGGTATATAGTTCAATAACATAAAAAGGAAAACTAATCTCACCTCATTAATTCAAAATATTAGGAGTGTAggaaacacaaacaaataaaaagTTTTGAAAGGTTGAGTGGCCAATGAAATATATAGCAGGTAATGGGATAAACAACCAACTACTTGAATTGTGCTCCAATTGCAGTTTCCAATTGAAGAACTTTCACACCATTAACTtcttaaataaaaatagaaaaaaataattagcaCAGATAACTCACAAAgtacaaaaattattttatgatcCATATATACATACACATTATCGAAGTTATGCTCTACGATTCTTCAAAGTATAATATTCATCGATGATAGAATCTGAATCAATACTGAAGGCGTTGGAATTtcattctgtttaaatttctttgtacaaaaattgtacaagtacagaacttttcctagcaacctgcatgttcgatcaaacatgtatttgatcaatcaagcaagttcttaatggatcaaagcacaccttgatcgaagtacaagatcgcgggcctcttgtgttggtattcaaaatcgatacaaaaaaaaactaaactaattacacagcggaattaaagaactagttgtacctttcctttgtagctaaagacctcttgatcttctgctgtattcctctcctcttcttggacgtcgtgtgggcgatgatctaccaagacaaaaaccacccttcttctcttctttgttccaaaccgccgaccaccaaaaggaggctctaggatgggcgccctctcctcttcttcctctcctccaagtTGTCGGCCCTAAGGTGGAGTTGGAAGAGATTTATGTCGCTGGTCCtaaggtggagaaggagaaccttgtgtCACTGACCTTAAGGTGGAAAAGGAGAACCTTGTGCCGCTGGCCTTaagcaagagagaaggagagcCTTGTGTCACTGGCCCTAAGCAAGAGAGTTgtggaaaacttatgtttagggGGCGTCACCTCCCCTTCTTATAAcccttgccgtcggttacaaagaaagaaaaatagcataattctgtttagaaaaattctccctttctataaccgaattctgttgggtggatgcgaggctttatatagaggctacaacaaggacctagaggagaaattggtttaggccttttgatgggcttgggcttcctgtgttcggcccgaac is drawn from Zingiber officinale cultivar Zhangliang chromosome 1B, Zo_v1.1, whole genome shotgun sequence and contains these coding sequences:
- the LOC121991294 gene encoding 2-methoxy-6-polyprenyl-1,4-benzoquinol methylase, mitochondrial-like, which gives rise to MALQRTIRKLINSQNYLLPRGAAFLHSHATSFGFTEVNEEEKRKLVGNVFSSVASNYDLMNDLMSVGLHRLWKDKLISKLGPFPGMKHLDVAGGTGDIAFRVLESIRGVSHKAMHDSFAETEGQTQIFICDINPNMLNIGKKRATERGYTKNSYLHWVEGDAEALSFEDGSMDGYTIGFGIRNVTHIEKALAEAYRVLKQGGRFLCLELSHVELPIFKELYDYYSFSIIPTMGELVAGDKESYQYLVESIRQFPKQDVFAQMIVDAGFQAVEYENLVGGVVAIHSGLKL
- the LOC122020284 gene encoding uncharacterized protein LOC122020284; protein product: MESQPLRLSGIGQLFTEFLPDARVPRVEVIYPQPHRAVKVPTMLDCVGSLPSMTKCVLPVQQGDHNNLDFFDTFFDKDETGDNQTDFFCGSPPLRTTNPIVWDAFFTKENIGFSPTTIHESRTQARVEQSPQSCSSSFDKKPGTSSVSGLVVPALS